In Trichoderma atroviride chromosome 2, complete sequence, one DNA window encodes the following:
- a CDS encoding uncharacterized protein (EggNog:ENOG41), whose protein sequence is MAATETETPQLAEVDSAATSIKRKADVEEIEVDVNAPEPPSKRARRALKKGKALPTKPSSDDEKEDKDETKDGKDKVRSEHGVWIGNLPFRLTGAELRTWLIDNAGGVITEESITRVKLPTVKDANRRKDEKPANKGFAYVDFADIGAKVAAIALSETDLTGRKLLIKDSKSFEGRPAKEKEPEATTGKSEGKSDAKTDQDPNASRKVFVGNLSFKVTEDDLIRNFEKCGEIEWAKLATFEDSGKCKGYGWVKFKEPEAAAWAVKGFVKIKERVETEDDFRDEKSDDEAEDEDNKDKKDKPSANQKQFKTRKWWVNRMLGRELKLELAEDDRVRYKKRFGKDAPKRADDTSRPPRRSRPGERDDSRGAKSSEPAPFKAAEDIAVARLTGGLVEPTGTKVTFD, encoded by the coding sequence ATGGCAGCCACAGAAACAGAAACGCCTCAATTGGCCGAGGTGGACAGCGCGGCCACTTCTATCAAGCGAAAGGCCGATGTCGAGGAAATTGAAGTCGATGTAAACGCACCAGAGCCACCGTCAAAGCGAGCGCGCCGTGCCCtcaaaaagggaaaggcATTGCCGACCAAGCCCTCaagcgacgacgagaagGAGGACAAAGACGAAACAAAGGATGGCAAGGACAAGGTCCGATCCGAGCATGGAGTCTGGATTGGCAACCTGCCGTTCAGGCTGACCGGGGCGGAGCTTCGCACATGGTTAATAGACAACGCTGGAGGCGTCATCACCGAGGAATCGATTACGAGGGTGAAGCTGCCTACAGTCAAGGACGCTAACCGGCGCAAGGATGAGAAGCCTGCGAACAAGGGATTCGCCTACGTGGACTTTGCAGATATCGGCGCCAAGGTAGCAGCCATTGCGCTCTCAGAAACCGACTTGACGGGCcgcaagctgctcatcaagGACTCTAAATCGTTCGAGGGCCGCCCcgccaaggagaaggaacCCGAGGCTACAACCGGAAAGTCAGAAGGGAAATCAGATGCAAAGACCGATCAAGACCCAAACGCCAGCCGAAAGGTTTTCGTTGGCAATCTCAGCTTCAAGGTGACCGAAGACGACTTGATCAGGAACTTTGAAAAGTGCGGAGAGATTGAGTGGGCCAAGCTGGCTACGTTTGAGGACTCGGGAAAATGCAAGGGATATGGCTGGGTCAAGTTCAAGGAGCCTGAAGCCGCCGCCTGGGCCGTCAAGGGCTTCGTCAAGATCAAGGAACGGGTGGAAACCGAGGACGACTTCCGTGACGAGAAGAGCGATGACGAagcagaggatgaggataACAAGGACAAAAAGGACAAGCCAAGCGCAAACCAGAAGCAGTTCAAGACGAGAAAGTGGTGGGTGAACCGCATGCTGGGCCGGGAACTGAAGCTCGAGTTGGCCGAGGATGATCGGGTGCGATACAAGAAGAGGTTCGGCAAGGATGCTCCCAAGAGGGCGGACGATACGTCAAGACCTCccaggagaagcaggccgGGCGAGAGAGACGACAGCAGAGGAGCCAAGTCATCAGAGCCTGCGCCATTCAAGGCTGCAGAGGACATTGCTGTGGCTCGTCTCACGGGTGGCTTAGTCGAGCCTACGGGAACCAAGGTTACGTTTGACTAG
- a CDS encoding uncharacterized protein (EggNog:ENOG41), giving the protein MYQAQITFTLDTVCPWTYIAKKKLDRALTQFRSSPASSSITYTLHFEPYQLSPSFPSGSVNRKEWYFEHKHKGIVEAEAAFQSQLRRRAEPVGIDFRFDGAMGNTFDAHRVIHYFQQAKGSEVANKLVDALYARYFEQGLHPSEDEMLIASCVEAGISEEEAKKVVLDKELGLNEVQAKLSEIRRDVDAVPVVAIEGKKRDITLTGSKETEEYLKALERIAKEST; this is encoded by the exons ATGTATCAGGCACAGATTACATTTACACTAGATACAGTGTGTCCCTG GACATATATAGCCAAGAAAAA GCTGGATCGGGCCCTCACCCAATTCCGCTCCTCTCCTgcatcctcctccatcacTTACACCCTGCATTTCGAACCCTACCAGCTCAGTCCTAGCTTCCCATCAGGCTCAGTCAACAGGAAAGAATGGTACTTTGAACACAAGCACAAAGGCATAgtcgaggcagaggccgccTTTCAGTCGCAGCTACGCAGGCGTGCCGAGCCGGTGGGCATAGATTTCAGATTCGACGGCGCCATGGGAAATACCTTTGACGCACATCGCGTAATCCACTACTTTCAGCAAGCCAAGGGCTCTGAGGTGGCCAACAAGCTGGTTGACGCCCTTTACGCGCGGTATTTCGAGCAAGGGCTGCATCCTTCAGAGGATGAGATGTTGATAGCGTCTTGCGTAGAAGCGGGCATTTCGGAGGAGGAAGCGAAAAAGGTTGTGTTGGATAAGGAGTTGGGTCTGAATGAAGTGCAGGCCAAGTTGAGCGAGATTAGGAGAGATGTAGATGCGGTGCCGGTGGTTGCGAttgaagggaagaagagggataTCACGCTGACGGGGTCAAAGGAGACTGAGGAGTATTTGAAGGCGTTGGAGAGGATTGCCAAGGAGAGCACTTGA
- a CDS encoding uncharacterized protein (EggNog:ENOG41): MASTEQLFIATLRSGHIRDMLFTHLSISDICAVRKASSACCNLVTKSLFTRIHVTFTPNTFTRPSRIAALSRIGHHIEHLTFCFAHSDATFLPPLIHPKTGEEITFLYKPLTTMESALTRRPKYANTELGEILTQQYPPLFHAATNVPSFLYAMGYIPNMRHLTIRCPGQDPRERYRRDIVDYALISLRIAIERTPMLKLNKLSLSSLHPAAFNCLKFINGIGSLPSANRRWQQIKKLHITVESWDFYGPCPGLDHLKVLDDYIRCFSQRLDKFTFAWIGAKGPCPIALSADPLFAPPRSSKKLFHEITSQMSPLPARPLRSPMHFPKLRYLQIRNAAMNSPQLKSLIASHQKTVKQFGFENVVLTNNGSWDEALASVTKGHDWSRSSAAAPLEYLSSPVASISEEGLPSPSAAAEAASRELLGLNLGLGGLTLDDNARNAVSGLENDFEGPRESDTSVSTNATRKRVRRHHRKHSKEEKKEHAPEYPSPLSPPLSSHSHKSSSPVHGKKPSKLRFSLSTDSSQIAYSTIPEPLSITSPIIPSSPQPVLLQPATYSPYSPRQTGPNEGMSSIQRNLEKEENHRRFAEDADARANALQKAKEAVLAKLSKEFYDAKNKNKKADAASARRCMNARDVNGCGRDGLMEDWRAMDSRSAMVPLIYSPS; this comes from the coding sequence ATGGCTTCCACTGAACAACTTTTCATCGCCACGCTGAGGAGCGGCCACATCAGAGACATGCTCTTTACACATCTGTCCATTTCAGACATCTGCGCTGTCCGCAAGGCCTCATCTGCTTGCTGCAACTTGGTCACCAAGAGCCTCTTCACTCGCATCCATGTTACCTTCACGCCCAACACTTTCACGAGGCCCTCGCGCATTGCTGCACTGAGTCGAATTGGCCATCACATTGAGCACTTgaccttttgctttgctcACTCGGATGCAACATTTCTCCCGCCACTGATCCATCCGAAGACGGGAGAGGAGATTACCTTTTTGTATAAGCCGCTCACCACCATGGAGTCGGCACTTACACGACGGCCCAAGTACGCCAACACTGAGCTAGGAGAGATACTGACCCAGCAATATCCTCCTCTGTTCCATGCCGCCACCAATGTCCCCAGCTTCCTATATGCCATGGGGTATATCCCCAACATGAGGCATCTGACCATTCGTTGCCCCGGCCAAGACCCCCGAGAGAGGTACAGAAGAGACATTGTCGACTATGCCCTCATCAGCCTACGCATAGCTATTGAACGCACGCCGATGCTGAAGCTTAATAAGCTGTCTCTCTCATCACTCCATCCCGCTGCCTTCAACTGCCTCAAATTCATCAATGGCATAGGCAGCCTCCCCTCGGCCAATCGTAGATGGCAGCAAATCAAAAAGTTACACATCACCGTCGAGTCATGGGACTTTTACGGCCCTTGCCCCGGCCTTGACCATCTCAAAGTCCTCGACGACTACATCCGCTGCTTCTCCCAACGACTAGACAAATTCACTTTTGCCTGGATCGGTGCCAAAGGACCGTGTCCCATTGCCTTGTCCGCTGACCCCCTGTTCGCGCCGCCTCGCAGTTCTAAGAAGCTCTTCCACGAGATCACGTCCCAAATGTCTCCTCTACCCGCGCGACCGCTCCGGTCTCCCATGCATTTCCCCAAGCTGCGCTATCTGCAGATTCGTAATGCCGCCATGAACTCTCCCCAGCTGAAGAGCTTGATTGCTTCCCACCAAAAGACGGTTAAGCAGTTTGGCTTTGAGAACGTCGTCCTCACCAATAACGGTAGCTGGGACGAAGCATTGGCATCCGTGACGAAGGGTCATGACTGGTCTAgaagcagcgctgcagcacCTTTGGAGTACTTGTCTTCTCCTGTAGCTAGCATAAGCGAAGAGGGACTGCCCAGTCCaagtgcagcagctgaggctGCTAGCAGAGAGCTGTTGGGTTTGAACTTGGGCCTTGGTGGTCTTACTTTGGATGATAATGCGAGGAATGCAGTATCAGGACTTGAAAACGACTTTGAAGGGCCAAGAGAGTCAGATACTAGTGTTTCTACAAATGCCACGAGAAAACGTGTTCGTCGACACCACAGAAAGCAttccaaggaagagaaaaaagagcatGCCCCTGAATATCCGTCTCCGCTTTCACCTCCCTTATCCTCTCACAGTCACAAATCCTCTTCCCCCGTACACGGCAAAAAACCATCAAAGCTGCGTTTCAGTCTCTCTACCGACTCCAGCCAAATAGCCTACTCCACCATTCCCGAACCGCTGTCCATCACATCTCCCATCATCCCCTCTTCGCCCCAGCCAGTCCTGCTCCAACCGGCCACCTACTCTCCCTACTCCCCTCGTCAGACCGGTCCTAACGAGGGAATGTCAAGCATACAACGCAatttagaaaaagaagaaaaccacCGCCGCTTCGCCGAAGACGCGGACGCCAGAGCAAACGCCTTGCagaaagccaaagaagccgtGTTGGCGAAACTCAGCAAGGAGTTTTATGATGCgaagaataagaataaaaaggcAGATGCAGCTTCTGCACGTCGATGTATGAATGCGAGAGATGTGAACGGATGCGGCAGAGATGGGTTGATGGAGGATTGGAGAGCAATGGATAGCAGGAGCGCGATGGTGCCCTTGATTTATAGCCCTTCCTAG
- a CDS encoding uncharacterized protein (EggNog:ENOG41~TransMembrane:2 (i153-169o175-193i)~BUSCO:EOG092D3SSN), giving the protein MPSTCLPPSSQTLDAGAKPASSRFLDMNDRSAGGRRRRSSSILQVYHEPLETLEQMSDQAVVPNVNANWTNQKGAWTIHIVIIATLKILYDVIPGSSQEASWTLTNMTYMVGSYIMFHYVRGIPFDFNGGAFDNLNMWEQIDNGAQYTPTKKFLLSVPIVLFLISTHYTHYDSTYFVINFLATLAVVIPKLPFSHRMRFSFFSDIPEAE; this is encoded by the exons ATGCCGTCCACTTGCCTCCCGCCATCCTCACAGACTCTCGACGCCGGCGCAAAGCCCGCCAGCAGCCGATTCCTCGACATGAACGATCGAAGCGCCGGTGGCCGCCGGAGGAGGTCTAGCAGCATCCTCCAGGTCTACCACGAGCCCCTCGAGACGCTCGAGCAGATGAGCGACCAGGCCGTTGTTCCAAACGTGAATGCCAACTGGACAAATCAAAAGG GGGCTTGGACTATccacatcgtcatcatcgctacTCTCAAGATCCTCTACGACGTTATCCCGGGCAGCTCTCAGGAGGCCTCGTGGACGCTGACCAACATGACGTACATGGTTGGCTCCTACATCATGTTTCACTACGTCCGCGGCATTCCCTTCGACTTCAATGGCGGTGCCTTTGACAACCTCAACATGTGGGAGCAGATCGACAACGGAGCCCAGTACACGCCCACCAAGAAATTCCTGCTGAGCGTCCCCATCGTGCTGTTCCTAATTAGCACACATTACACGCACTACGACTCGACTTATTTCGTCATCAACTTCCTCGCTACACTCGCCGTTGTGATTCCGAAGCTACCATTC AGCCACCGAATGCgattcagcttcttttcagACATTCCGGAAGCAGAGTAA
- a CDS encoding uncharacterized protein (SECRETED:SignalP(1-20)) yields MRSLSLVALGLVIGSPFVHADPDGGYVKTMFSGSKTVATATSTFDDSRFYSLWVSFMRQHLVTVTVTTSVTVPAATATSVELTQIASILPYPPPFTRLEVTETDSVYKTVTKSVSSCSSGCPSVTAAPVPQTTTSSAKMSSSAEPSKNGTVPTSTQREETTMSSTTSTTSKGRLTPSKTPPPLNGPVNGVSTTAAPVMGAVAVAIAGWVLMV; encoded by the coding sequence AtgcgctctctctctttggtAGCCTTGGGCCTCGTTATCGGCTCTCCGTTCGTCCATGCGGACCCAGATGGCGGATACGTCAAGACCATGttcagcggcagcaagaCCGTGGCAACAGCGACTTCAACGTTCGATGATTCTCGCTTCTACTCGCTCTGGGTCTCTTTCATGCGGCAGCATTTGGTGACAGTTACCGTGACCACCTCTGTTACTGTccctgctgctactgccacCAGCGTTGAACTTACCCAAATAGCCTCTATTTTACCCTATCCACCGCCGTTTACCCGACTGGAAGTCACCGAGACAGATTCAGTCTATAAGACTGTTACCAAGTCCGTTTCTTCTTGCAGCAGTGGTTGTCCGTCTGTGACTGCTGCGCCAGTTCCACAAACTACCACCAGCAGTGCCAAGATGTCGAGCTCTGCTGAACCATCGAAGAACGGCACCGTGCCAACGTCCACTcaaagggaagaaacaaCTATGAGCTCTACGACCTCTACGACCTCCAAGGGCCGCTTGACTCCTAGcaagacgccgccgcctctcAACGGGCCCGTGAACGGCGTATCTACGACTGCCGCTCCGGTGATGGGCGCTGTggctgttgccattgccggaTGGGTCTTGATGGTCTAA
- a CDS encoding uncharacterized protein (EggNog:ENOG41): protein MHLFRNPTLEDQALARIHRIGQTKEVTTVRFIVRDSFEERVVELQQSKADLASVINLQNENNGTRRPLELLKALI, encoded by the exons ATGCATCTATTTAGGAATCCAACGCTAGAAGACCAGGCACTGGCTCGAATTCACCGTATCGGGCAAACTAAAGAAGTAACCACTGTTCGGTTCATTGTACGAGATTCTTTCGAGGAG AGAGTGGTAGAATTACAGCAGTCCAAGGCTGATCTCGCCTCCGTCATAAACCTCCAGAATGAGAACAACGGAACTCGACGTCCACTAGAA CTGCTAAAAGCGCTCATATGA
- a CDS encoding uncharacterized protein (EggNog:ENOG41): MIGGISGGVSGAYRLKSSPTHGFTVELDNSHGFHCISDASIRGKIDLDFINITNACRENEDLTLQIICYVDAIRPSIAPLSTPCRLDMILFGPYSLFEDVGSFFEEYNLYLQDPVGCSQNVLYRNPHKLSTESELDIWTFTLDEDFAAPVSVEHAQTRLDSIDILNSQQDWAETKQPGSIRTRMQSHQLQALTFMLQREQGWAWDGSRADIWELYPETTGSYFVNKVSDSVQTETPPQFYGGIIADPMGLGKTLSMMALIASDLLFDPNDPSSLTGAAAEDSTGCTLIVVPPPLLGSWEEQLNQWDFHRNNYTQLGMELTKAIRHIFPNSIPYRRHHGNSRLMAESDLTDTLVVLTTYHTVSSDGKSASGKPSSLLFSTKWRRIILDEAHFIRNSNSKMARAVCALDSVSRWAVTGTPIQNRLGDLTALLKFLQVYPYSDEDKFNTDISQLWKIGKVEEAEKRLKRLASCILLRRPKSTIQLPPRHDLQQFVELSPAERELYHTTKMHTMSHMEQALATGGKLNGTHSYANMLQRIEAMRMICNLGVHYKMRYDLETFNEQVSQEWNEVAAQRMFNIYRGINSIQCRLCLCPADSTDDTFYEARQSTISLFSQCLEFVCSSCVSVHTNSITLPSCSHANPCSIASISTQIFETDDSCNMTFNHLGADLPTKVSMLISDLQTQPYNTKCVVFSSWRTTLDIIEVGLKQSCIPCLRFDGKVAQKDRQNVIKRFREDPTMRVLLLTLSCGAVGLTLTEASRAYLMEPHW, encoded by the exons ATG ATAGGAGGTATAAGCGGCGGTGTAAGCGGAGCGTATCGGCTCAAGAGTTCGCCGACTCATGGTTTTACAGTCGAATTAGACAACTCTCACGGATTTCACTGCATTAGTGATGCTTCGATCAGAGGCAAAATAGACTTGGACTTTATCAACATTACGAATGCATGCCGCGAAAACGAAGATCTTACGCTACAAATTATATGCTATGTAGATGCCATTCGGCCATCTATAGCGCCGCTTTCTACACCATGCCGGCTGGATATGATTCTCTTCGGGCCTTATAGCCTCTTCGAGGATGTAGGCAGCTTTTTCGAAGAATACAACCTTTACCTTCAAGATCCTGTCGGCTGCTCACAGAATGTCTTATACCGAAACCCACACAAATTATCGACCGAGTCCGAGCTTGACATTTGGACCTTTACTCTTGACGAGGATTTTGCAGCGCCAGTTAGCGTGGAGCATGCGCAGACTCGTTTAGATTCAATCGATATACTGAACTCTCAGCAAGATTGGGCCGAGACGAAACAGCCTGGTTCAATTCGAACAAGGATGCAAAG CCATCAGTTACAAGCGTTAACATTCATGCTCCAGCGAGAGCAAGGCTGGGCTTGGGACGGAAGCAGAGCAGACATATGGGAGCTTTATCCCGAGACTACTGGCTCTTA TTTTGTCAACAAAGTATCGGATTCGGTTCAAACGGAGACGCCACCGCAGTTTTACGGTGGCATCATAGCAGACCCGATGGGCCTGGGCAAAACATTATCTATGATGGCTTTAATTGCCTCCGATTTGCTCTTCGATCCAAATGACCCGAGCTCCCTTACTGGGGCTGCCGCTGAAGATTCGACTGGGTGCACACTGATTGTCGTACCGCCTCCTC TTCTTGGCTCTTGGGAAGAGCAGTTAAATCAGTGGGATTTCCATAGGAATAATTATACACAGCTTGGTATGGAGCTAACCAAAGCCATTAGGCATATCTTCCCCAACAGCATTCCCTATCGCCGGCATCACGGAAATTCTCGCTTAATGGCTGAATCTGATCTTACAGACACATTGGTCGTCCTGACTACCTATCACACTGTGTCTTCAGACGGGAAAAGTGCATCCGGCAAGCCATCATCACTCTTGTTCAGCACAAAGTGGCGAAGAATCATTCTAGATGAAG CTCACTTCATTCGAAACAGCAACTCAAAAATGGCCCGCGCCGTATGTGCCTTGGACTCAGTCTCGCGATGGGCTGTAACGGGCACACCTATACAGAATAGGCTCGGCGATCTCACGGCCCTGCTCAAATTCCTTCAAGTGTATCCCTATTCAGATGAAGACAAGTTTAACACAGACATCTCTCAACTATGGAAGATCGGaaaagtagaagaagcagagaagcGCCTGAAACGACTTGCTAGCTGCATCCTTTTGCGGCGCCCAAAGTCTACCATCCAGCTCCCCCCAAGACATGACTTGCAGCAGTTTGTGGAATTATCTCCGGCAGAGAGAGAATTATACCATACGACCAAGATGCATACCATGTCTCACATGGAACAAGCGCTGGCTACTGGTGGCAAGCTTAATGGAACACACTCATATGCCAATATGCTGCAGAGAATCGAAGCAATGCGCATGATTTGCAACCTTGGTGTGCATTACAAGATGCGATACGACCTTGAGACGTTCAACGAACAAGTATCGCAAGAATGGAATGAAGTGGCAGCTCAGCGGATGTTCAACATATACCGTGGGATTAACAGCATCCAATGCCGCCTCTGCCTTTGTCCCGCTGATTCAACAGATGATACTTTTTACGAAGCGAGACAGTCTACTATATCGCTGTTCTCCCAGTGCCTGGAATTTGTCTGCTCCTCGTGTGTATCTGTACACACAAATTCAATCACTCTACCGTCTTGCTCGCATGCAAACCCCTGCTCTATTGCATCCATATCGACCCAAATATTCGAGACTGACGATTCTTGTAACATGACATTCAACCACCTCGGGGCTGACCTACCAACCAAGGTGTCCATGTTAATCAGTGACTTACAAACCCAGCCTTATAATACAAAATG TGTCGTATTTTCTTCATGGCGAACTACTCTCGACATCATCGAAGTTGGCCTGAAACAGTCATGCATACCTTGCTTACGATTCGACGGCAAGGTAGCGCAGAAAGACAGACAAAATGTAATCAAAAGATTTCGTGAGGATCCAACCATGCGAGTTCTCCTGTTGACACTATCGTGTGGCGCTGTTGG CCTTACACTAACCGAGGCTTCGAGAGCTTATCTGATGGAGCCTCACTGGTAA
- a CDS encoding uncharacterized protein (EggNog:ENOG41) → MPFNRGMCPEADRTMRDAFEDLKRILTIPDRMRLEHLTLSDVEQAALKVEKQLAASQSLRNMRRLAPLFRGLERYSHTIEVLCNGTPYLPWIWAPIKLVLEISSDYIKAFESIIQIYHRLAEPLARFSIFDSSFADNKEVQKALAVYYSDILKFHGEAYRFIRRNAWQRLFATSWGRFQRRFDNIFADLKAHEDLIDKTANAANILEAKSMREKLEVWRQQEAVKFKREEEEQTSVEFQAILNFLRIDETHQIKIFDNLAAEADQNPGSGHWILQQPKIRSWLEGSSDTQFVVLHGSVGSGKSILATQIGTFLRSSKYLVAIHYCTYIYPESTDYNHIMVSLMIQIMRLDPELITLSYNWFLVEKKIPNRSILDQLLRLLVETLGSSTSQPKTLHIVIDGLNECDESTATNVAKTLEKLIATASSSGSTIIKVLLCTQMTPVITKAVKKKHQVSLLNEKKNVDEAIRDYSFQRISGMQPQRSQFRITDNDVTAVASQITQKADGMFLWAKLVIEYMKGNMFYNRNEFLEAANSFPQELGEIFERLLSKIMASLDERSVQRLISVLSWIAFAKRPLRSPELLSALAFDAGDEQVTEPAPAYILDMCQPLIQMRIDSSYFFLHVSVRDFLQSSALSITASDSLKRHGLATVRCLLASQKVFASSYSETDRALRVLRSVFGFHAYATEFWIDCILEHLELDQDLFFKSELFFLSCCLAEQFGVIEPNDLAKGNDPPNALLTDLRQKHYPLYSTIQTVLLERDRKILNDDEDITANNTKARGIPFLKERYQTTIRELLNFSTFPGVNFHEFERFKQNFRTSAFTCRIWSCRHAVFGFNSAKDLMLHEADHRKHICHFPGCHYPVFSSAGSLKGHIKEVHVQSNQAAPRTSIRKRVQPTVLSPSLQQDIHAEASRGGVPLSSKRRDYPPSWGFNNSQMKMKKGGQPCF, encoded by the exons ATGCCTTTCAATAGAGGAATGTGTCCAGAAGCTGACCGCACGATGCGAGATGCATTCGAGGACCTCAAAAGAATACTCACCATACCTGACAGAATGCGGCTAGAACACCTGACACTCAGTGACGTTGAACAAGCTGCATTAAAGGTTGAAAAACAGCTTGCAGCAAGTCAATCATTACGAAACATGAGAAGGCTTGCGCCTTTGTTTAGAGGCTTGGAGCGCTATTCGCACACAATTGAGGTTTTATGCAACGGAACGCCATATCTGCCATGGATTTGGGCACCAATAAAGCTTGTCTTGGAA ATATCTTCTGATTATATAAAAGCGTTCGAATCCATCATTCAGATCTATCACCGACTCGCAGAACCGTTGGCCCGATTCAGTATATTCGATTCTTCTTTCGCAGACAACAAAGAAGTCCAAAAAGCTCTGGCTGTCTATTATTCTGATATTCTCAAGTTTCATGGAGAAGCCTACAGGTTTATCCGACGAAATG CTTGGCAGCGACTTTTCGCCACTTCATGGGGCCGCTTCCAAAGGCGGTTCGATAACATCTTTGCCGACTTAAAGGCACATGAAGATCTCATTGATAAAACCGCCAATGCCGCTAATATATTAGAGGCCAAAAGCATGAGAGAGAAACTAGAGGTTTGGAGACAGCAAGAAGCAGTCAAGttcaagagagaagaagaagagcaaaccAGTGTTGAGTTTCAAGCCATTCTGAATTTCCTCAGGATTGATGAGACACATCAGATTAAAATATTTGATAATCTTGCAGCGGAAGCAGATCAAAATCCTGGATCCGGCCATTGGATACTTCAACAACCGAAAATTCGATCGTGGCTAGAGGGCAGTAGCGATACCCAATTTGTGGTGCTTCACGGCTCTGTTGGAAGTGGGAAAAGCATCTTGGCGACACAAATTGGAACTTTCCTCCGGTCTTCAAAATATCTGGTAGCGATACATTATTGCACATACATCTACCCCGAATCAACTGACTATAACCACATCATGGTGTCTTTGATGATACAAATCATGCGGCTGGATCCTGAGCTCATAACACTTTCATACAACTGGTTCCtagtagagaagaagattccaAATCGCTCAATTCTTGACCAACTCTTACGCCTCTTGGTCGAAACTCTTGGTTCTTCAACGTCTCAGCCAAAAACTCTTCATATTGTCATCGATGGGCTAAATGAATGTGATGAAAGTACGGCAACCAACGTTGCAAAAACGCTAGAAAAACTCATCGCTACAGCCTCATCATCTGGATCTACTATCATCAAGGTGCTTTTATGCACACAGATGACGCCCGTAATTACTAAAGctgtcaagaagaagcaccaAGTATCGTTAttgaatgaaaagaaaaacgtCGATGAAGCTATCAGAGACTATTCCTTTCAGAGAATAAGTGGAATGCAGCCGCAGCGCTCTCAATTCCGCATCACTGATAATGATGTAACTGCAGTGGCGTCTCAGATCACCCAAAAAGCGGACG GCATGTTTCTATGGGCAAAGCTTGTTATAGAATATATGAAGGGCAACATGTTTTATAACCGTAATGAGTTTCTAGAGGCCGCCAATAGCTTTCCTCAAGAACTTGGCGAGAT TTTTGAGCGTCTGCTGTCAAAAATTATGGCCAGTCTTGATGAGAGATCTGTACAGAGGCTTATTTCTGTTTTAAGTTGGATAGCATTTGCCAAGCGGCCACTTCGTTCTCCCGAGCTTCTTTCTGCTTTGGCATTTGACGCTGGAGATGAACAAGTCACCGAGCCAGCCCCTGCTTACATTCTCGATATGTGCCAGCCTCTAATCCAGATGCGGATTGATTCATCTTACTTCTTCCTTCATGTATCGGTCAGAGA TTTTCTACAAAGCTCTGCATTGTCTATTACAGCAAGCGATTCACTAAAGCGACATGGCCTAGCTACCGTCCGCTGCCTTTTGGCTAGCCAGAAAGTCTTTGCGTCTTCGTATTCAGAGACTGATAGAGCGCTGAGGGTCCTTCGTAGCGTCTTTGGCTTCCACGCGTACGCCACTGAATTTTGGATTGACTGCATTCTGGAGCACCTTGAACTTGATCAAGATCTCTTTTTCAAGTCGgaacttttcttcttatcttGTTGTTTGGCAGAACAATTCGGAGTCATAGAACCAAATGATTTGGCCAAAGGAAACGACCCACCAAATGCGCTTCTAACTGATCTACGCCAGAAACATTACCCTTTGTATAGCACAATCCAAACCGTGCTCTTGGAGAGGGATAGAAAAATACTAAACGATGACG AAGACATCAccgccaacaacaccaaGGCAAGAGGCATACCCTTTTTGAAGGAGAGATACCAGACGACAATTCGCGAGTTGCTTAACTTTTCGACCTTCCCGGGCGTCAACTTCCACGAATTTGAAAGATTTAAACAGAACTTTAGGACATCAGCGTTCACATGTCGAATTTGGTCGTGCCGTCATGCCGTGTTCGGTTTCAACAGTGCCAAGGATCTCATGCTCCATGAAGCAGACCATCGAAAGCATATATGCCACTTTCCAGGTTGCCATTATCCTGTCTTTAGCTCCGCCGGGTCTTTAAAGGGCCACATCAAAGAAGTCCATGTTCAAAGCAACCAAGCAGCCCCGCGAACGTCGATCAGGAAACGAGTGCAACCAACTgttctctctccctctttaCAGCAAGATATCCACGCCGAGGCCTCCCGTGGCGGTGTTCCCCTTTCTTCCAAGCGCCGCGACTATCCTCCCTCTTGGGGGTTCAACAATAGCCAgatgaaaatgaagaagGGGGGGCAGCCCTGCTTTTGA